The following are encoded together in the Panicum virgatum strain AP13 chromosome 6K, P.virgatum_v5, whole genome shotgun sequence genome:
- the LOC120712450 gene encoding MKI67 FHA domain-interacting nucleolar phosphoprotein-like, whose protein sequence is MGMRDKKRNQKRVLARRTAAPRSGEGKDFLPLEDGSGKRTRKQLQQQPEEPENTATVVYIGHIPHGFYEDQMKGFFKQFGDIKRLRIARNRKTGKSKHYGFIEFESPVVAKVVADEMNNYLLFEHTLRVSLVPPEKVHPKLWKGVRRGFIPIDRVTIERKRHNKDKSVAEHKKMVEGIVKRDEKRRKRIQAAGIDYECPALIGISQPTAKKIKFDEN, encoded by the exons ATGGGGATGCGGGATAAGAAGCGGAACCAGAAGCGGGTCCTCGCGCGGCGCACCGCGGCCccgcgctccggcgagggcAAGGACTTCCTG CCGTTGGAAGACGGGTCCGGGAAGAGGACCCGgaagcagctgcagcagcagcccgaGGAGCCGGAGAACACCGCCACGGTTGTCTACATCGGGCACATCCCCCACGGCTTCTACGAGGACCAGATGAAAG GGTTCTTTAAGCAGTTTGGGGATATTAAGCGTCTTAGGATTGCTCGGAACCGCAAG ACAGGAAAGTCCAAGCATTACGGATTCATTGAGTTTGAGAGCCCTGTT gTGGCGAAGGTTGTAGCCGATGAGATGAATAACTATCTCTTGTTTGAGCACACTTTGCGAGTTTCACTTGTCCCACCAGAGAAAGTTCATCCAAAACT ATGGAAAGGAGTGCGACGGGGATTTATACCAATTGATCGGGTAACAATCGAACGGAAGAGGCACAACAAG GACAAATCAGTAGCAGAACACAAAAAGATGGTTGAAGGAATTGTAAAACGAGATGAAAAGAGACGCAAAAGAATCCAGGCTGCTGGAATTGATTACGAGTGTCCAGCCCTT ATAGGGATCAGTCAGCCTACAGCCAAGAAGATCAAGTTTGATGAGAACTAG
- the LOC120712451 gene encoding LOW QUALITY PROTEIN: pentatricopeptide repeat-containing protein At3g47530-like (The sequence of the model RefSeq protein was modified relative to this genomic sequence to represent the inferred CDS: deleted 1 base in 1 codon), which produces MASPSRLARVPRPRPTPASSPVVAALLASASPLPARRFLQLHAHLLRTGLLALSPIAPAFLSLAAASLPSRRALAVLDHHLASSASLPSTFQCNSILRALSDPADALRFLRRMRALGRRGNAFTLAILLAPRCGPAHARQLHANAVAEGHLRDALLATSLMGCYANGGDGDGARKLFEEMPVRDAVAWNVLIASCARNRRTKDALKLFEEMRGRETEAEPDDVTCILLLQACTNLGALDFGERVWAYAQERGYGGELKVRNSLIPMYSRCGCVEKAYRVFCEIPQKSVASWTAMISGLAANGFGGDAISAFEEMIRSDVAPDEQTFTGVLSACSHSGLVDEGFRFFDMMRCEYRLKPNVCHYGCIVDLMGRAGLLDEAYELVTKEMRVTPDATIWRTLLGACRIHGHVDLGERVMGHLIELKAQQAGDYVLLLNTYAAVGDWNKVAEVRKLMQEKGIQTTPGCTTVEYNGEVHEFIADDDAHPRKVEIYDKLNEINRHLRIAGYVPNVSSELHDLDSEGKESALTFHSEKLAIAFALLVAPQHRPIRLAKNLRVCVDCHNFTKLFSGIYKRLVIVRDRTRFHHFEGGKCSCNDYW; this is translated from the exons ATGGCATCGCCATCGCGTCTCGCGCGTGTTCCCCGTCCCCGCCCCACGCCGGCGTCCTCCCCCGTCGTCGCCGCGCTcctcgcctccgcctcgcctctCCCCGCGCGGCGCTTCCTCCAGCTGCACGCGCACCTCCTCCGCACGGGCCTCCTCGCGCTCTCCCCCATCGCCCCCGCCTTCCTCTCCCTCGCGGCCGCCTCCCTCCCGTCCCGCCGCGCGCTTGCGGTCCTCGACCACCACCtcgcctcctcggcctccctcccctccaccTTCCAGTGCAACTCCATCCTCCGCGCCCTCTCCGACCCCGCCGACGCGCTCCGCTTCCTCCGCCGCATGCGCGCGCTCGGCCGCCGCGGGAACGCCTTCACGCTCGCCATCCTCCTCGCGCCCCGCTGCGGCCCGGCCCACGCGCGCCAGCTCCACGCCAACGCCGTCGCCGAGGGACACCTCCGCGACGCCCTCCTGGCCACCTCGCTCATGGGGTGCTATGCGAACGGCGGTGACGGGGACGGGGCGCGCAAGCTGTTCGAAGAAATGCCGGTACGGGATGCGGTCGCGTGGAATGTTCTGATCGCCAGCTGCGCGAGGAACCGGCGGACGAAGGACGCTCTGAAGCTGTTTGAGGAGATGAGGGGGAGGGAGACCGAGGCGGAGCCGGATGACGTCACCTGCATCCTGCTCCTCCAGGCGTGCACGAACCTGGGCGCACTCGACTTCGGGGAGCGGGTGTGGGCGTACGCGCAGGAGCGTGGTTACGGGGGCGAGCTGAAGGTGCGCAATTCCTTGATCCCGATGTACTCGAGGTGCGGGTGTGTGGAGAAGGCGTACCGGGTGTTCTGCGAGATTCCTCAGAAGAGTGTGGCCTCGTGGACTGCGATGATCTCCGGTTTGGCAGCGAATGGATTC GGGGGGGATGCTATCTCAGCGTTCGAGGAGATGATTAGGTCAGATGTTGCTCCTGATGAACAGACTTTTACCGGGGTTCTTTCTGCATGTAGCCATAGTGGGCTGGTTGATGAAGGTTTCAGGTTTTTTGATATGATGCGCTGTGAGTACCGATTGAAGCCAAATGTTTGCCACTATGGGTGCATTGTTGATCTGATGGGCCGTGCTGGCTTGCTTGATGAAGCTTATGAGCTTGTGACAAAGGAGATGAGGGTTACACCAGATGCCACAATTTGGCGAACTCTTCTTGGAGCCTGTCGAATCCATGGCCATGTTGATCTTGGGGAGCGTGTGATGGGTCATCTGATTGAACTGAAAGCGCAGCAAGCTGGGGACTATGTTCTATTGTTGAACACATATGCAGCAGTTGGGGATTGGAACAAGGTAGCAGAAGTCAGGAAGTTGATGCAGGAAAAAGGAATACAAACTACACCTGGCTGCACAACTGTGGAGTATAACGGCGAGGTTCATGAGTTTATTGCTGATGATGATGCACACCCAAGAAAGGTGGAGATTTATGATAAGCTTAATGAGATAAACAGGCATTTAAGGATTGCTGGTTATGTTCCAAATGTGTCATCGGAGCTGCATGATTTGGATTCAGAAGGGAAGGAAAGTGCCCTCACCTTTCACAGTGAAAAGTTGGCAATTGCTTTTGCTCTCCTTGTGGCGCCGCAGCACAGACCAATACGGCTTGCGAAGAATCTTCGTGTCTGTGTAGATTGCCACAATTTCACAAAGTTGTTTTCTGGTATTTATAAACGATTAGTTATTGTCAGGGACAGAACACGATTCCATCATTTTGAGGGAGGAAAGTGTTCGTGCAATGATTATTGGTAA
- the LOC120712452 gene encoding probable apyrase 6 isoform X1, which translates to MRRPNTRGEHKEQTLAPAPSPAARIRMGATRRQPGSRRRVATALALLAASALALLLLLASRSAPPRYGVIIDAGSTGSRVHVIAYRAGPGRGAPPQLDWARTASLKANPGLSSFAADPRGAGLSLAPLVEFARRRVPRERWADTEVRLMATAGLRLLDAAVAESVLESCRDVLRQSGFLFQDKWATVISGAEEGIYAWVAANYALGTLGGDPHDTTGIIELGGASVQVTFVTGEPLPPEFSHVLKFGDVSYNLYSHSFLQLGLNVAYESLHDLLSSPGLKSMAAHIITQTKYKDPCTPRGFTSMVGTAKLPVSVLEPKVEYRPFAHAVGNFSECRSAALTLLQKGKEECAYHECRLGAAFVPELEGKFLATENFYHTSKFFGLHSKSFLSDLMVAGEKFCHGDWSKIKKKYSSFNEGELLLFCFSSAYIIALLHDTLKMPLEHKRIDVVNQIHGVPVDWALGAFIVQTTLNRTEYSDSSVSYLNSYDSSGLAPIFLITTVVVFTAFSILRWRRPQLKTIYDMEKGRYIITRVSR; encoded by the exons ATGCGCCGCCCCAATACCCGCGGCGAGCACAAGGAACAAACCCTAgctcccgccccctcccccgccgcccggATCAGGATGGGCGCCACGCGGCGGCAGCccggctcccgccgccgcgtcgccaccGCCCTCGCGCTCCTCGCCGCGTCCGCGCTCgccctgctgctcctcctcgcgtCCCGCTCGGCGCCCCCGAGGTACGGCGTCATCATCGACGCCGGCAGCACGGGGAGCCGCGTCCACGTCATCGCCTACCGCGCCGGCCCCGGCCGGGGCGCGCCCCCGCAGCTGGACTGGGCGCGCACGGCCTCGCTGAAGGCCAACCCGGGGCTGTCGTCCTTCGCGGCGGATCCCCGCGGCGCGGGGCTGTCGCTGGCCCCGCTGGTGGAATTTGCTCGGCGCCGCGTGCCGCGGGAGAGGTGGGCGGACACCGAGGTGCGGCTCATGGCCACGGCGGGGCTCCGGCTTCTCGACGCCGCGGTGGCAGAGTCCGTTCTGGAGTCATGCAGGGATGTGCTTCGCCAATCGGGCTTCCTGTTCCAGGACAAATGGGCCACCGTGATCTCAG GGGCTGAGGAAGGTATATATGCATGGGTTGCAGCAAATTATGCATTGGGGACTCTAGGCGGCGATCCACACGACACCACTGGGATAATTGAGCTTGGTGGGGCATCTGTTCAG GTCACTTTTGTAACGGGTGAACCTTTGCCTCCAGAGTTCTCTCATGTACTTAAGTTTGGCGATGTCTCATATAATCTGTACAGCCACAGCTTTTTGCAACTTGGCCTG AATGTAGCATATGAGTCACTCCATGACTTGCTCAGCTCACCTGGCCTTAAATCAA TGGCCGCACATATAATTACTCAAACGAAGTACAAAGATCCTTGCACTCCAAGGGGATTTACAAGTATGGTGGGAACAGCTAAACTTCCTGTTAGTGTTCTTGAGCCAAAGGTTGAGTACAGACCTTTTGCTCATGCTGTGGGGAACTTCTCTGAGTGTAGATCTGCAGCGCTAACACTATTGCAGAAAGGAAAAG AGGAATGTGCATATCACGAATGCCGCCTTGGAGCAGCATTTGTGCCAGAGCTGGAAGGGAAATTTTTAGCAACAGAAAATTTTTACCATACTTCAAAG TTCTTTGGTCTGCATTCAAAGTCCTTCCTTTCTGATCTGATGGTGGCTGGGGAGAAATTTTGCCATGGGGATTGGtcgaagatcaagaagaaataCAGCTCTTTCAATGAGGGAGAGCTGCTTCTGTTCTGTTTCTCATCAGCATATATTATCGCTTTACTACATGATACTCTTAAGATGCCGCTGGAGCATAAGAG GATTGATGTTGTAAATCAAATCCATGGTGTGCCTGTTGACTGGGCATTGGGTGCTTTCATTGTGCAAACGACGTTGAACCGGACAGAGTACTCAGACTCATCAGTTTCATATCTAAACAGCTATGACTCTTCTGGCTTGGCACCAATTTTCTTGATTACAACTGTGGTTGTGTTTACAGCATTCTCCATCCTGAGGTGGAGAAGGCCTCAGCTGAAGACGATCTACGACATGGAGAAAGGCCGGTACATCATAACCAGGGTCAGCCGATGA
- the LOC120712452 gene encoding probable apyrase 6 isoform X2, whose amino-acid sequence MRRPNTRGEHKEQTLAPAPSPAARIRMGATRRQPGSRRRVATALALLAASALALLLLLASRSAPPRYGVIIDAGSTGSRVHVIAYRAGPGRGAPPQLDWARTASLKANPGLSSFAADPRGAGLSLAPLVEFARRRVPRERWADTEVRLMATAGLRLLDAAVAESVLESCRDVLRQSGFLFQDKWATVISGAEEGIYAWVAANYALGTLGGDPHDTTGIIELGGASVQVTFVTGEPLPPEFSHVLKFGDVSYNLYSHSFLQLGLNVAYESLHDLLSSPGLKSMAAHIITQTKYKDPCTPRGFTSMVGTAKLPVSVLEPKVEYRPFAHAVGNFSECRSAALTLLQKGKEECAYHECRLGAAFVPELEGKFLATENFYHTSKFFGLHSKSFLSDLMVAGEKFCHGDWSKIKKKYSSFNEGELLLFCFSSAYIIALLHDTLKMPLEHKRIDVVNQIHGVPVDWALGAFIVQTTLNRTDILHPEVEKASAEDDLRHGERPVHHNQGQPMSFARRRWEWVNLLQRSTSDRVCRFS is encoded by the exons ATGCGCCGCCCCAATACCCGCGGCGAGCACAAGGAACAAACCCTAgctcccgccccctcccccgccgcccggATCAGGATGGGCGCCACGCGGCGGCAGCccggctcccgccgccgcgtcgccaccGCCCTCGCGCTCCTCGCCGCGTCCGCGCTCgccctgctgctcctcctcgcgtCCCGCTCGGCGCCCCCGAGGTACGGCGTCATCATCGACGCCGGCAGCACGGGGAGCCGCGTCCACGTCATCGCCTACCGCGCCGGCCCCGGCCGGGGCGCGCCCCCGCAGCTGGACTGGGCGCGCACGGCCTCGCTGAAGGCCAACCCGGGGCTGTCGTCCTTCGCGGCGGATCCCCGCGGCGCGGGGCTGTCGCTGGCCCCGCTGGTGGAATTTGCTCGGCGCCGCGTGCCGCGGGAGAGGTGGGCGGACACCGAGGTGCGGCTCATGGCCACGGCGGGGCTCCGGCTTCTCGACGCCGCGGTGGCAGAGTCCGTTCTGGAGTCATGCAGGGATGTGCTTCGCCAATCGGGCTTCCTGTTCCAGGACAAATGGGCCACCGTGATCTCAG GGGCTGAGGAAGGTATATATGCATGGGTTGCAGCAAATTATGCATTGGGGACTCTAGGCGGCGATCCACACGACACCACTGGGATAATTGAGCTTGGTGGGGCATCTGTTCAG GTCACTTTTGTAACGGGTGAACCTTTGCCTCCAGAGTTCTCTCATGTACTTAAGTTTGGCGATGTCTCATATAATCTGTACAGCCACAGCTTTTTGCAACTTGGCCTG AATGTAGCATATGAGTCACTCCATGACTTGCTCAGCTCACCTGGCCTTAAATCAA TGGCCGCACATATAATTACTCAAACGAAGTACAAAGATCCTTGCACTCCAAGGGGATTTACAAGTATGGTGGGAACAGCTAAACTTCCTGTTAGTGTTCTTGAGCCAAAGGTTGAGTACAGACCTTTTGCTCATGCTGTGGGGAACTTCTCTGAGTGTAGATCTGCAGCGCTAACACTATTGCAGAAAGGAAAAG AGGAATGTGCATATCACGAATGCCGCCTTGGAGCAGCATTTGTGCCAGAGCTGGAAGGGAAATTTTTAGCAACAGAAAATTTTTACCATACTTCAAAG TTCTTTGGTCTGCATTCAAAGTCCTTCCTTTCTGATCTGATGGTGGCTGGGGAGAAATTTTGCCATGGGGATTGGtcgaagatcaagaagaaataCAGCTCTTTCAATGAGGGAGAGCTGCTTCTGTTCTGTTTCTCATCAGCATATATTATCGCTTTACTACATGATACTCTTAAGATGCCGCTGGAGCATAAGAG GATTGATGTTGTAAATCAAATCCATGGTGTGCCTGTTGACTGGGCATTGGGTGCTTTCATTGTGCAAACGACGTTGAACCGGACAGA CATTCTCCATCCTGAGGTGGAGAAGGCCTCAGCTGAAGACGATCTACGACATGGAGAAAGGCCGGTACATCATAACCAGGGTCAGCCGATGAGCTTTGCGCGTCGGCGCTGGGAGTGGGTGAACTTACTGCAGAGGAGCACCAGTGACCGTGTATGTAGATTTTCATAA
- the LOC120712452 gene encoding probable apyrase 6 isoform X3, with protein sequence MRRPNTRGEHKEQTLAPAPSPAARIRMGATRRQPGSRRRVATALALLAASALALLLLLASRSAPPRYGVIIDAGSTGSRVHVIAYRAGPGRGAPPQLDWARTASLKANPGLSSFAADPRGAGLSLAPLVEFARRRVPRERWADTEVRLMATAGLRLLDAAVAESVLESCRDVLRQSGFLFQDKWATVISGAEEGIYAWVAANYALGTLGGDPHDTTGIIELGGASVQVTFVTGEPLPPEFSHVLKFGDVSYNLYSHSFLQLGLNVAYESLHDLLSSPGLKSMAAHIITQTKYKDPCTPRGFTSMVGTAKLPVSVLEPKVEYRPFAHAVGNFSECRSAALTLLQKGKAGNSDVKVLPRCTQLASSPIKHCRGTMY encoded by the exons ATGCGCCGCCCCAATACCCGCGGCGAGCACAAGGAACAAACCCTAgctcccgccccctcccccgccgcccggATCAGGATGGGCGCCACGCGGCGGCAGCccggctcccgccgccgcgtcgccaccGCCCTCGCGCTCCTCGCCGCGTCCGCGCTCgccctgctgctcctcctcgcgtCCCGCTCGGCGCCCCCGAGGTACGGCGTCATCATCGACGCCGGCAGCACGGGGAGCCGCGTCCACGTCATCGCCTACCGCGCCGGCCCCGGCCGGGGCGCGCCCCCGCAGCTGGACTGGGCGCGCACGGCCTCGCTGAAGGCCAACCCGGGGCTGTCGTCCTTCGCGGCGGATCCCCGCGGCGCGGGGCTGTCGCTGGCCCCGCTGGTGGAATTTGCTCGGCGCCGCGTGCCGCGGGAGAGGTGGGCGGACACCGAGGTGCGGCTCATGGCCACGGCGGGGCTCCGGCTTCTCGACGCCGCGGTGGCAGAGTCCGTTCTGGAGTCATGCAGGGATGTGCTTCGCCAATCGGGCTTCCTGTTCCAGGACAAATGGGCCACCGTGATCTCAG GGGCTGAGGAAGGTATATATGCATGGGTTGCAGCAAATTATGCATTGGGGACTCTAGGCGGCGATCCACACGACACCACTGGGATAATTGAGCTTGGTGGGGCATCTGTTCAG GTCACTTTTGTAACGGGTGAACCTTTGCCTCCAGAGTTCTCTCATGTACTTAAGTTTGGCGATGTCTCATATAATCTGTACAGCCACAGCTTTTTGCAACTTGGCCTG AATGTAGCATATGAGTCACTCCATGACTTGCTCAGCTCACCTGGCCTTAAATCAA TGGCCGCACATATAATTACTCAAACGAAGTACAAAGATCCTTGCACTCCAAGGGGATTTACAAGTATGGTGGGAACAGCTAAACTTCCTGTTAGTGTTCTTGAGCCAAAGGTTGAGTACAGACCTTTTGCTCATGCTGTGGGGAACTTCTCTGAGTGTAGATCTGCAGCGCTAACACTATTGCAGAAAGGAAAAG CGGGAAACAGTGATGTAAAGGTGTTGCCTAGGTGTACCCAGCTCGCCTCGTCGCCTATAAAACACTGTCGGGGAACAAT GTACTAA
- the LOC120712453 gene encoding zinc finger A20 and AN1 domain-containing stress-associated protein 12-like: MAAERQQVSGGGGAAPMCANGCGFFGSAATKNMCSKCYKEHVTQTAAAVAAAPPAAESVPAVEESGGSSAGAKEEHGAGASGAEDSAPAPVMCANGCSFFGSAATKNLCSSCYRDLLLKAAVAEKIEAAPEQPAPEASAAAAASSSAAAPPVPKPARSRCASCNKKVGLLGFVCRCGGTFCSLHRYSDEHPCDFDFKTAGREQIAKKNPLVVAPKINKI; encoded by the coding sequence ATGGCGGCCGAGAGGCAGCaggtctccggcggcggcggcgcggcgccgatgTGCGCCAACGGCTGCGGCTTCTTCGGGAGCGCCGCGACCAAGAACATGTGCTCCAAGTGCTACAAGGAACACGTGAcgcagaccgccgccgccgtcgccgccgctccgcctgcCGCCGAGTCCgtgccggcggtggaggagagcGGCGGCTCATCGGCGGGGGCGAAGGAGGAGCACGGGGCAGGGGCCTCCGGCGCCGAGGACTCCGCGCCGGCGCCCGTCATGTGCGCGAACGGGTGCAGCTTCTTCGGCTCCGCGGCGACCAAGAACCTGTGCTCCAGCTGCTACAGGGACCTCCTCCTCAAGGCCGCCGTGGCCGAGAAGATCGAGGCCGCGCCCGAGCAGCCGGCGCCtgaggcctccgccgccgccgcggcctcctctagcgcggccgcgccgccggtgccgaAGCCGGCGCGGAGCAGGTGCGCGTCGTGCAACAAGAAGGTCGGGCTGCTGGGGTTCGTCtgccgctgcggcggcaccTTCTGCTCGCTGCACCGCTACAGCGACGAGCACCCCTGCGACTTCGACTTCAAGACGGCCGGCCGCGAGCAGATCGCCAAGAAGAACCCGCTCGTCGTGGCGCCCAAGATCAACAAGATCTGA